In Geitlerinema sp. PCC 9228, a single genomic region encodes these proteins:
- a CDS encoding ATP-binding protein gives MTHPHPIDEIIKRELNPFDSIYSRNFWEEKQEDSLAVRSIHQNERKQIIRTLDTVESDRQIRTVLLLGDPGSGKTYLLGRLKKELRDRAFFAYIGPWADSDHVWRHILRYTVESLMHVPEGQEKSQLLLWLESLSAFQDESLTKKILGERSIFVRNFKATYPSGISRPNDFFKALYALTQQELFIPACDWLKGEDLDTEEQEAIGIKKPIDSETDAQNILSNFCKISQKTQPIVLCFDQLDNPDNPTIIQQLLHVNTTLHSQGLNNVLVILSLITNTWKTNNTKVVAADKDRITSTVQLKPIKFEQAEEIWEKRLASLHQQAKPKPESPIYPLSREDLEKNFPGGKLFPRAALKLGSNKIRKVKVKVGGIGDDGPGGGDVPDNPIAAFQLFWKKEFKKHEQKIDRIRKFDSKDLVKYLQEALAALQVNDIQPHLLKHEKYRSYSFSYRDANNKKIGVVWSEKPNLNSFDALMKNCEQLQKQQICDSLILIRAEKVGQPHNKGYQKFQKLFVNPKENQRIIPHLDSVCYLATYHSLVNAANARELTIGNMNPNLAKLQELVRKSEVLHRCTLLQNLGIVPEDNGGNGEDGKDEDIKNHMLNIVKTQHMLGRGSLIDQTEKAFSGFSKFYINQLLEQILQEKKVQIVDRTRDYKNQVLYLVTDR, from the coding sequence ATGACACATCCACATCCTATTGATGAAATCATCAAAAGGGAACTCAATCCATTTGATTCCATCTACAGTCGTAACTTCTGGGAAGAAAAACAAGAAGATAGCCTCGCCGTTCGTTCCATCCATCAAAACGAACGCAAGCAAATTATCCGAACTTTGGATACTGTAGAAAGCGATCGCCAAATTCGCACGGTTTTACTTCTCGGCGATCCAGGTTCTGGGAAAACCTATCTGTTGGGAAGGTTAAAAAAAGAACTTCGCGATCGAGCTTTTTTTGCTTATATTGGTCCTTGGGCAGATTCCGACCATGTTTGGCGACATATTTTACGCTATACTGTCGAAAGTTTAATGCACGTTCCCGAGGGTCAAGAGAAATCGCAATTGTTGCTATGGCTGGAAAGTTTATCAGCATTTCAAGATGAAAGTTTGACAAAAAAAATTCTGGGAGAACGCAGCATATTTGTTCGTAACTTTAAAGCTACCTATCCTAGCGGTATTTCTCGACCCAATGATTTCTTTAAAGCACTTTATGCCCTTACCCAACAAGAGTTATTTATTCCTGCCTGCGACTGGCTGAAGGGAGAAGACCTCGACACAGAGGAACAAGAGGCTATTGGCATTAAGAAACCGATTGACTCGGAAACCGATGCTCAAAATATCCTAAGCAATTTTTGCAAAATTTCCCAAAAGACGCAACCGATTGTTCTTTGTTTCGACCAATTAGACAATCCCGACAATCCTACTATTATCCAACAATTATTGCATGTTAACACGACCTTGCATAGTCAAGGCTTAAACAACGTACTGGTCATTCTCAGTTTAATTACCAACACTTGGAAAACCAACAATACCAAAGTAGTTGCGGCAGACAAAGACCGCATTACATCTACGGTTCAACTCAAGCCTATTAAGTTTGAACAGGCTGAAGAAATCTGGGAAAAACGATTGGCTTCCCTTCACCAACAAGCCAAGCCGAAACCCGAATCTCCCATTTATCCACTGAGTCGAGAAGATTTAGAGAAAAATTTCCCCGGTGGCAAGCTTTTTCCGAGGGCTGCTTTAAAGTTAGGTAGTAATAAAATTAGAAAAGTTAAAGTTAAAGTTGGTGGAATTGGAGATGATGGTCCAGGTGGTGGGGATGTACCAGACAATCCAATCGCAGCATTTCAGCTTTTCTGGAAGAAAGAGTTCAAAAAACACGAACAGAAAATCGATCGCATCCGGAAATTTGATTCAAAAGACTTGGTAAAATACCTACAAGAAGCGCTAGCGGCTTTACAAGTAAACGATATTCAACCCCATTTGTTAAAGCATGAAAAATATCGGAGTTATTCGTTTAGCTATCGCGATGCCAATAATAAAAAAATAGGTGTGGTTTGGAGTGAAAAACCCAATCTCAACAGCTTCGATGCCTTGATGAAAAATTGCGAACAGTTACAAAAACAGCAAATTTGTGATTCCTTAATTTTAATACGTGCGGAAAAAGTAGGGCAACCGCATAACAAAGGATATCAAAAGTTTCAAAAACTATTTGTCAATCCTAAAGAAAACCAACGTATTATCCCCCACCTGGATTCCGTTTGTTATTTGGCAACGTACCACAGTCTAGTTAATGCTGCGAATGCTAGGGAATTGACAATTGGTAACATGAATCCCAATTTGGCTAAGTTACAAGAACTAGTTCGGAAATCGGAAGTGTTGCATCGCTGTACGCTGCTACAAAATTTGGGTATCGTTCCTGAAGATAATGGTGGGAATGGCGAAGATGGAAAAGATGAAGACATCAAAAATCATATGCTTAATATCGTAAAAACGCAACACATGTTAGGACGCGGTAGCTTAATTGACCAAACTGAAAAAGCGTTTTCTGGCTTTAGTAAATTTTATATCAACCAACTACTGGAACAAATCCTACAGGAAAAAAAGGTTCAAATCGTCGATCGAACGAGAGATTATAAAAATCAAGTTCTTTATCTGGTTACCGATCGCTAA